Proteins encoded in a region of the Atopobium sp. oral taxon 416 genome:
- a CDS encoding transposase has translation MRCTLRSMFSRRRGSTPSNGPTSSRRSYPTWCATTRRPCWRSTAAALDNAAGDNPERLRSKAVLASLCGALPIEASSDKIVRRRLNRGGNRQANRALHTIALNRMKYDGRTQEYVAKRMAEGTSKREAIRCLKRYIAREVCCALMNPTAKTHEDERSLRAKRAEAAMTQEEVAAALVTDHIRISKIEREASKHYEIRDRYSAFMKSKLANLKMA, from the coding sequence ATGCGCTGCACACTTCGCTCCATGTTCTCGCGAAGACGTGGATCGACGCCAAGCAACGGGCCGACGAGCTCGAGGCGCTCATATCCGACCTGGTGCGCGACAACGCGCCGGCCCTGCTGGAGATCGACGGCTGCGGCGCTCGACAACGCCGCGGGCGACAACCCCGAAAGGCTCCGCTCAAAAGCAGTACTCGCCTCGCTTTGCGGCGCCTTGCCGATAGAGGCGTCGAGCGACAAGATCGTCAGGCGCAGGCTCAACCGGGGAGGTAACAGGCAGGCCAACAGGGCCTTGCACACCATTGCCCTCAACCGGATGAAGTACGATGGGCGCACGCAGGAGTATGTCGCGAAGCGGATGGCCGAGGGCACATCGAAGCGCGAGGCAATCAGATGCCTCAAGAGATACATCGCCCGGGAAGTCTGCTGCGCGCTGATGAACCCGACAGCTAAAACCCACGAGGACGAAAGGTCGCTCAGGGCGAAAAGGGCCGAAGCCGCGATGACGCAGGAAGAGGTCGCCGCCGCACTCGTCACCGACCACATCCGCATAAGTAAGATCGAGCGCGAGGCCAGCAAGCATTACGAGATTCGCGATAGGTACTCCGCATTCATGAAGAGCAAGTTAGCGAACCTGAAAATGGCTTGA
- a CDS encoding DeoR/GlpR family DNA-binding transcription regulator, producing the protein MHTMLMEERRQKIMEQLALTGSVQVSALAEQLGVTSETIRKDLAHLESQGLVIRGHGGAILKQNAIELSFGLREQENVEDKALIAQKAIELIPESSSVIVCTGSTTLELARLIALRSGLKVFTDSLPVASALISSHNQVFLFGGELRPQSFSLCGGWTVSQIRLIQADLCFMGTDGFSNISGPSTPSFSDAFVDSEILKQSEKSYILADHTKFSKRSLYKICDWQSVTGLITDRKANPEAVTQLQNLTQVICA; encoded by the coding sequence ATGCATACCATGCTGATGGAGGAACGCCGCCAGAAGATCATGGAACAGCTCGCGCTCACCGGCTCGGTGCAGGTGAGCGCCTTGGCAGAACAGTTGGGCGTGACCTCCGAGACTATACGCAAGGACTTGGCTCATCTTGAGAGTCAGGGCCTTGTCATCAGGGGACATGGGGGGGCGATCCTCAAACAGAACGCCATCGAGCTCTCGTTTGGACTGCGCGAACAGGAAAACGTTGAGGACAAGGCTCTCATCGCCCAGAAGGCCATAGAACTTATACCTGAGTCCTCATCGGTGATCGTCTGTACCGGAAGTACCACGCTCGAACTCGCTAGGCTGATTGCCCTAAGGTCCGGGCTCAAGGTCTTCACCGACTCGCTCCCCGTAGCCTCTGCCCTCATCTCGTCCCACAACCAGGTCTTCCTGTTTGGCGGGGAGCTACGCCCGCAGAGTTTCTCGCTTTGCGGAGGCTGGACGGTCTCGCAAATCCGACTCATCCAAGCTGATCTCTGCTTCATGGGCACGGACGGCTTCTCCAACATCTCTGGCCCTTCAACGCCCTCATTCTCTGACGCTTTCGTCGACAGCGAGATTCTCAAGCAATCAGAGAAGAGCTACATCCTCGCCGACCACACCAAGTTCTCTAAGCGCAGCCTCTACAAAATCTGTGACTGGCAGAGCGTGACAGGTCTCATCACAGACCGGAAAGCCAATCCTGAGGCAGTGACCCAGTTGCAAAATCTTACCCAGGTCATATGCGCATGA
- a CDS encoding transposase produces MRRHLDAIVATLESGLSNARVEAINNKIKLTVRMAYSFRSLDNLFAMVMLRCSGLQVPLLGRA; encoded by the coding sequence ATCAGAAGGCATCTGGATGCCATAGTCGCCACCTTGGAGAGCGGCCTGTCCAACGCACGCGTGGAGGCCATCAACAACAAGATCAAGCTGACTGTGAGGATGGCCTATAGCTTTCGCAGCCTCGACAACCTCTTCGCGATGGTGATGCTCAGATGCTCGGGGCTCCAGGTGCCGCTGCTGGGGAGGGCCTAG
- a CDS encoding transposase codes for MPSFKNPESLTERQKAALQLTTILQLQLHRAYLLKEGLRLALKLPANEIREGIGKCRGRAWRSRIP; via the coding sequence ATCCCCTCCTTCAAGAACCCAGAGAGCCTGACCGAAAGGCAGAAGGCGGCGCTTCAGCTCACCACGATCTTGCAGCTGCAGCTCCACAGGGCATATCTGCTGAAGGAAGGGTTGAGACTTGCCCTGAAGCTGCCCGCTAACGAGATCAGGGAGGGCATCGGGAAGTGTAGGGGCAGGGCCTGGCGCTCGAGGATCCCCTAA
- a CDS encoding transposase, which produces MRCTDTFHIVQWAAELLDELRKQSWRKAAPKGRRARLRKGEKASPRKEGRCIREGPKLSPPSRTQRA; this is translated from the coding sequence ATGCGCTGTACAGACACCTTCCACATCGTCCAGTGGGCAGCAGAGCTGCTCGACGAGCTGCGAAAGCAGTCATGGAGAAAGGCAGCACCGAAGGGGAGGCGCGCCCGCCTCAGGAAGGGGGAGAAGGCCAGCCCCCGAAAGGAAGGCCGCTGCATCCGTGAAGGGCCCAAGCTATCCCCTCCTTCAAGAACCCAGAGAGCCTGA
- a CDS encoding RpiB/LacA/LacB family sugar-phosphate isomerase, which produces MTTKIALACDDVGFERKEEIQQYLISRKDAEIVYDPVKTPEDGKNTFARLADEMCELIQRDVCRLGVYICGTGIGFTCQANKHWGIRAVMVSNPYTAQRARLSNNAQIIGMGARVLGLPYMEQVLDAWYDEPFDFATAREDSKFNLLEAKASDYRNLAKPDYVAWNMGFEPDEA; this is translated from the coding sequence GTGACAACCAAGATCGCACTTGCCTGCGATGACGTCGGTTTTGAGAGAAAGGAAGAAATCCAGCAGTATCTGATCTCTCGGAAGGATGCGGAGATTGTCTACGACCCGGTCAAGACGCCAGAGGACGGTAAGAACACTTTCGCTCGTCTGGCTGACGAGATGTGCGAGCTGATCCAGAGGGACGTATGCCGCCTGGGCGTCTATATCTGCGGCACGGGAATCGGGTTTACCTGCCAAGCCAACAAGCATTGGGGCATCCGCGCCGTCATGGTGTCCAATCCTTACACAGCACAGCGTGCTCGCCTCTCCAACAACGCCCAGATAATAGGGATGGGCGCTCGCGTGCTTGGCTTGCCATACATGGAGCAGGTGCTCGACGCTTGGTACGACGAACCCTTCGACTTTGCTACGGCGCGGGAGGACTCCAAGTTCAACCTGCTGGAGGCGAAAGCAAGTGACTACCGCAACCTGGCAAAGCCTGACTACGTGGCATGGAACATGGGCTTTGAGCCCGACGAAGCATAG